The DNA window TTAAGCGGTGCAGATATCATATCTGCAAATACTTTCGGATGTAATTCTCTTAAATTTGATAAAGAGGGTACTTATTCGGTGGAGAATATAATAAGAAGCGGAGTCAGGAATGCGAAAGAGGCAGTAAAAGAAAGCGGCAAAGATGCTTATGTGGCTTTGGATATAGGTCCTACGGGAAAACTTTTAAAGCCTCTCGGTGACCTTGATTTTAACGACGCTTATGAAATATATAAAGAAATCATTCTTTTTGGGGTAAAGGAAAATCCCGATATCATTTTGATAGAGACGATGTCCGACGGTTACGAAGCGAAGGCGGCTATACTTGCGGCAAAGGAAAACTGTGATTTGCCTGTATTCGTTTCCATGACTTTAGGTGAGGACGGAAAGCTCCTTACGGGAGGGAATGCGGAGAGTATAATCGCTATGATGGAAGGGCTTAGAGTTGACATCATAGGACTTAACTGCGGACTCGGTCCTCTTCAGTTAAAACCTTTTATAGGTAAAATGCTTGAAGTTTCTTCCACTCCTCTGATGTTAAATCCAAATGCGGGACTTCCCAGAAGTGAGGGAGGAAAGACAGTCTATGATATAAACAGCGGCGAATTCGCTTTTACAATGAAAGAAATTGCGGATATGGGTGTCAGTGTACTCGGCGGGTGCTGCGGGACCACTCCCGAGCATATCAAAAAGACCGTGGAACTTTGTAAATATGTTGAAATCAAAGAAATAACAAAGAAAGACTTAACGATGATTTCTTCTTTCTCTAAATGTGTATATATAGACAAAGACCCTATAATAATCGGGGAGAGGATAAATCCGACAGGGAAGAAACGTTTTAAACAGGCATTAATAGAAGATGATATAGAGTATGTATTGAATGAAGCGAATACGCAGGTAGAGGCGGGTGCTCATGTACTGGACGTAAATGTGGGACTTCCGGAAATCAATGAAGCCGAGATGATGGAAAAGGTAATAAAAGAATTACAGTTCAGTGTAGACGTTCCGCTTCAGGTGGATACTTCAAATACGGAAGCTATGGAAAGGGCACTTAGGCTATATAACGGAAAGGCTCTAATAAACTCCGTCAACGGTAAAAAAGAAGTCATGGACGAAGTATTCCCTCTGGTAAAAAAATACGGTGGAGTAGTAGTCGCACTTTGCCTTGATGAAGACGGGATACCCTCGACTGCAAAGGGCAGGATAAAAATCGCAAATAAGATTATCAAAGAAGCAGAGAAGTACGGTATAGAGAGAAAAGATATAATAATCGACGCTCTTGCAATGACGGTAAGTGCGGATACTTCTTCGGCTCTCGTCACTTTGGATACTCTATCCATAGTTAAAAACGAACTTAAAATGAACAGTGTGCTGGGAGTATCAAATATATCTTTCGGACTTCCCAACAGGATGATAATAAATTCGGTGTTCTTTGCAATGGCGCTGG is part of the Anaerofustis stercorihominis DSM 17244 genome and encodes:
- a CDS encoding homocysteine S-methyltransferase family protein, whose product is MDILKLIKKRKVFFDGGMGSLLQEKGLKAGEFPEMWNVDKSDVVKDIHKEYLLSGADIISANTFGCNSLKFDKEGTYSVENIIRSGVRNAKEAVKESGKDAYVALDIGPTGKLLKPLGDLDFNDAYEIYKEIILFGVKENPDIILIETMSDGYEAKAAILAAKENCDLPVFVSMTLGEDGKLLTGGNAESIIAMMEGLRVDIIGLNCGLGPLQLKPFIGKMLEVSSTPLMLNPNAGLPRSEGGKTVYDINSGEFAFTMKEIADMGVSVLGGCCGTTPEHIKKTVELCKYVEIKEITKKDLTMISSFSKCVYIDKDPIIIGERINPTGKKRFKQALIEDDIEYVLNEANTQVEAGAHVLDVNVGLPEINEAEMMEKVIKELQFSVDVPLQVDTSNTEAMERALRLYNGKALINSVNGKKEVMDEVFPLVKKYGGVVVALCLDEDGIPSTAKGRIKIANKIIKEAEKYGIERKDIIIDALAMTVSADTSSALVTLDTLSIVKNELKMNSVLGVSNISFGLPNRMIINSVFFAMALDRGLNAAIINPNNEDMMRSYISFRTLSDMDEKCMDYIDKYASEKRETGIKKEGLMSLEDSIVKGMKERAKTATLEELEKSEPLEIINKKLIPSLDIVGKGFEEGTIFLPQLLMSAEAAKAAFNEVKNHLVKSGQKEEKIGKIVIATVKGDIHDIGKNIVKVLLENYGYDVIDLGKDVDPDLIVNTVIKEDVKLVGLSALMTTTVPSMEETIKKLNKKVPDCKVFVGGAVLTKDYAKTINADYYAKDAMASVAYAENLFKVSP